Proteins from one Rhodoflexus caldus genomic window:
- the pssA gene encoding CDP-diacylglycerol--serine O-phosphatidyltransferase produces the protein MIEQIKQQIPNALTCTNLICGCLGIISVFQGSLEWAAYFIYIAALFDFADGFAARLLNVQGELGKQLDSLADVVSFGVLPGFILFRLMNEAQGGEWAYLAMLVPAFSALRLAKFNIDPRQSDSFIGVPTPANALLISALPFAGAHFPALLGLPVLATVAVVMSLLLVAELPLLALKFKGWNWQQYKFQYILLLAGLVLLFTFKFAAIPLIILIYIGLSIIKKIAS, from the coding sequence ATGATTGAACAAATCAAACAACAAATTCCTAACGCACTGACCTGCACCAATTTAATCTGCGGATGTTTGGGCATTATTTCGGTTTTTCAGGGTTCATTGGAGTGGGCTGCTTATTTTATTTACATTGCTGCACTTTTTGATTTTGCCGATGGCTTTGCGGCTCGCCTGCTCAACGTACAAGGCGAATTGGGCAAACAGTTGGATTCGCTGGCCGACGTGGTGAGTTTTGGCGTACTGCCCGGCTTCATCCTGTTCCGCCTGATGAACGAGGCACAAGGCGGCGAATGGGCATATTTGGCGATGCTCGTGCCCGCATTCTCTGCGCTGCGGCTTGCCAAATTCAATATAGACCCGCGTCAAAGCGATTCGTTCATTGGCGTACCTACGCCTGCCAATGCCTTGCTTATCAGCGCATTGCCGTTTGCAGGCGCACACTTCCCTGCCTTGCTCGGCCTGCCTGTTTTGGCGACAGTGGCGGTGGTGATGTCGTTGCTGTTAGTGGCAGAACTGCCGCTGCTGGCACTTAAATTTAAAGGATGGAACTGGCAACAATACAAATTTCAATACATCCTGTTGTTGGCAGGGCTTGTTTTGCTTTTTACTTTTAAATTTGCAGCCATACCGCTGATTATTCTTATTTACATCGGTCTTTCCATCATCAAAAAAATTGCCTCATGA
- a CDS encoding alpha/beta hydrolase produces the protein MKKLHTLIGAILFWFAVVPTTASAQNGQVLESLKMNSKILGRDVKYTLYLPPDYATSQRRYPVLYLLHGYTGNDTDWVQFGEANHTADKAIAAGEIPPMIIVMPDGRNDWYANDYQGKNRYEDMFIKELIPFIDATYRTRTQKEFRAIAGLSMGGYGSLHLAAKNTELFAAVAAFSAAVFTDQEAIDAPKDRYDQTFAWIYGPGEGKERLTDHWRKYSVLDLMKTVPAEKLKSVRWYIDCGDDDFLYKGNDALHTTMRDMNIPHEYRIHDGAHTWTYWRTYLIEGLKFVGQSFRR, from the coding sequence ATGAAAAAATTACACACACTGATTGGAGCAATCCTTTTCTGGTTTGCTGTTGTTCCTACGACTGCATCTGCCCAAAACGGGCAAGTTTTGGAAAGTCTCAAAATGAACAGCAAAATTTTGGGGCGCGATGTGAAGTACACACTCTATCTGCCGCCTGATTATGCTACCTCGCAAAGGCGCTACCCTGTATTGTATTTGCTGCACGGCTACACCGGCAACGATACGGACTGGGTACAATTTGGTGAAGCCAACCATACGGCAGACAAGGCAATAGCTGCCGGCGAAATACCGCCAATGATTATCGTCATGCCCGACGGACGCAACGATTGGTACGCCAACGACTACCAAGGCAAAAACCGCTACGAGGACATGTTCATCAAAGAACTGATTCCTTTTATTGATGCCACCTATCGCACCCGCACACAAAAAGAATTTCGCGCCATTGCGGGGCTTTCCATGGGGGGCTACGGCTCATTGCATTTGGCAGCCAAAAACACGGAACTTTTTGCTGCCGTAGCTGCTTTCAGTGCAGCGGTATTCACCGACCAAGAGGCCATTGACGCACCCAAAGACCGCTATGACCAGACTTTTGCGTGGATTTACGGGCCGGGCGAAGGCAAAGAACGCCTGACTGACCATTGGCGCAAATACAGTGTGTTGGACTTGATGAAAACCGTTCCTGCCGAAAAGCTCAAATCGGTGCGGTGGTACATTGACTGCGGCGACGATGACTTTCTTTACAAAGGCAACGATGCACTGCACACCACCATGCGCGATATGAACATTCCGCATGAATACCGCATACACGACGGCGCTCATACATGGACTTACTGGCGCACTTATCTGATTGAAGGATTAAAGTTTGTCGGACAAAGTTTCCGCCGCTAA
- a CDS encoding alpha/beta fold hydrolase encodes MAKPYLHYRTFGSGQQVLIAFHGFGQDSSFFAPLSDAFPQYTVYAIDLFFHGESHWPEPSQPLLRENWQQLVADFLAKHNIDRFDLIGFSMGGRIALVTYELFAPQIGRMWLLAPDGIKTNAWYRVATRNRLLHGLFRYITSENANIFHYSVRALEKRRLLHPMLAKLAQQQMRTPALRKRVYNTWMLYRYLEPSLRAISWLVHLYRPQVQIVTGEYDRVIRPHYMKKLTDLLGSLCTHRTFACGHQGVLAAWINSQKQDH; translated from the coding sequence ATGGCAAAGCCTTATCTGCATTACAGAACATTTGGTTCAGGGCAGCAGGTTTTAATAGCTTTTCACGGTTTCGGGCAGGACAGCAGTTTCTTTGCGCCTCTATCCGATGCCTTCCCCCAATACACGGTTTATGCAATTGACCTTTTTTTTCACGGAGAAAGCCACTGGCCTGAACCTTCTCAACCTTTACTGCGCGAAAATTGGCAGCAATTAGTCGCTGATTTTTTGGCCAAACACAATATTGACCGGTTTGACCTGATTGGGTTTTCTATGGGCGGGCGCATTGCACTGGTAACTTATGAGTTGTTTGCACCGCAAATTGGTCGGATGTGGTTGTTAGCGCCCGACGGCATTAAAACCAACGCTTGGTATCGGGTAGCTACGCGCAACAGACTGTTGCACGGCCTGTTTCGGTATATCACATCCGAAAATGCCAATATTTTTCATTACAGCGTTCGGGCACTCGAGAAACGCCGCCTGCTGCACCCGATGCTTGCCAAATTGGCACAGCAACAGATGCGCACGCCTGCACTGCGCAAACGGGTGTACAATACATGGATGCTGTATCGCTACTTAGAGCCGAGCTTGCGGGCTATCAGTTGGTTGGTGCATCTGTACAGGCCTCAGGTGCAGATAGTTACGGGTGAGTATGACCGCGTCATTCGTCCGCATTACATGAAAAAACTAACCGATTTGTTAGGCAGTCTTTGCACGCACCGTACATTTGCCTGCGGGCATCAGGGCGTATTGGCAGCATGGATTAACAGCCAAAAACAAGACCATTAA
- the purS gene encoding phosphoribosylformylglycinamidine synthase subunit PurS → MKFIAEIQVMPQKEILDPQGKAVLLGLKNLGIQNVADVRIGKNIRMELDVADEAAAREEVEMTCQKLLANLIMEDYSYRIFPA, encoded by the coding sequence ATGAAATTTATCGCTGAAATTCAGGTAATGCCACAGAAAGAGATTTTAGACCCACAAGGCAAAGCCGTATTGCTGGGCTTGAAAAATCTGGGGATTCAGAATGTAGCCGATGTACGTATCGGGAAAAACATCCGCATGGAGTTGGATGTGGCCGATGAGGCGGCAGCCCGCGAAGAAGTTGAGATGACCTGCCAAAAGCTGCTTGCCAACCTGATTATGGAAGATTACAGCTACCGAATTTTTCCTGCTTAA
- a CDS encoding S41 family peptidase — MSIRKKAIFAGVGSLLVLTFAFTNPDEKYFEIAKNLEIFASLFKEINMFYVDEVSPQELIQQGIESMLNNLDPYTNYIPEEQIEDYRVMTTGQYGGIGANVGTRTDPVTKKEKAVIMMPMEGFPAHKAGLLIGDEIIKIDDINIENKDSEEVSQLLKGQAGTTIKLAIRRVGVDKPLEFAIKREKITISNVPYYGMVTPEVGMIQLSDFTQNAGKEVRDALNKLKEQGAKNIILDLRGNPGGLLSEAVNVSNIFVPKGKDVVSTKGKVKEWNKTYVALNNPDDTEIPLIVLTSSTSASAAEIVSGVIQDYDRGVIVGQNSFGKGLVQATRSLSHNSKLKVTVAKYYIPSGRCIQAIDYSHRNPDGSVGKIPDSLRREFKTAGGRTVYDGGGVKPDVEVEKPNYAPITRSLLNKGFIFDYASFYRQKNPTLPSPRNFKLTDAAYGDFVKWLAGKDYDYTTQVEKTIDELAKTAKAEKYYEDIKPQLDNLRSKVSHNKEQDLIKFKSEIAELLEREIVSRYYLEKGSMEASFDDDPDIQAALALFKDPARFRKILGK; from the coding sequence ATGAGTATTCGCAAAAAAGCCATCTTCGCAGGTGTCGGCTCTCTTTTGGTGCTAACATTCGCCTTTACCAATCCCGACGAAAAATATTTTGAGATAGCCAAAAACCTTGAAATATTTGCCAGTCTGTTCAAGGAAATCAACATGTTTTATGTGGACGAGGTCAGCCCGCAGGAACTCATTCAACAGGGTATAGAGTCTATGCTCAACAACTTAGACCCTTACACCAACTACATCCCCGAAGAACAGATAGAAGACTACCGCGTAATGACCACAGGGCAATACGGCGGCATTGGCGCTAACGTAGGCACGCGAACAGACCCTGTTACCAAAAAAGAAAAAGCCGTTATCATGATGCCGATGGAAGGATTTCCTGCCCACAAAGCAGGCTTGCTCATTGGCGACGAAATCATCAAAATTGATGACATCAATATTGAAAACAAGGACAGCGAAGAAGTAAGCCAACTGCTCAAAGGTCAGGCAGGTACCACCATCAAACTTGCCATCAGACGCGTAGGAGTAGATAAGCCGCTGGAATTTGCCATTAAGCGTGAAAAAATTACCATTTCCAATGTGCCTTACTACGGCATGGTTACGCCCGAAGTCGGCATGATTCAGTTGTCTGACTTTACGCAGAATGCAGGCAAGGAGGTGCGGGATGCATTGAATAAACTCAAAGAGCAGGGAGCCAAAAACATCATTTTGGACTTGCGCGGCAACCCCGGAGGGCTTTTGAGCGAGGCGGTGAACGTATCCAATATATTTGTTCCCAAAGGAAAGGATGTAGTAAGCACCAAAGGCAAGGTGAAAGAATGGAACAAAACCTATGTTGCCCTTAACAACCCCGACGATACGGAGATTCCGTTAATCGTACTGACCAGCAGCACCAGCGCATCGGCAGCAGAAATTGTTTCCGGCGTGATTCAGGACTATGACCGAGGCGTAATTGTAGGGCAAAACAGTTTCGGTAAAGGCTTGGTGCAGGCTACGCGCTCCCTTTCTCATAATTCAAAACTGAAAGTAACCGTTGCCAAATACTACATCCCAAGCGGCAGGTGCATTCAGGCCATTGATTACAGCCACCGCAACCCCGACGGCAGCGTGGGTAAAATACCCGATTCGTTGCGCAGGGAATTTAAAACAGCGGGCGGACGCACCGTTTACGATGGCGGCGGCGTAAAACCCGATGTAGAGGTAGAAAAGCCCAACTACGCTCCCATTACACGTAGCCTGCTCAACAAAGGGTTTATCTTTGATTATGCTTCCTTCTATCGTCAGAAGAACCCTACGCTTCCTTCTCCGCGAAACTTCAAGCTAACAGATGCCGCATATGGCGACTTTGTTAAATGGCTTGCCGGTAAAGACTATGACTACACCACACAAGTAGAAAAAACCATTGACGAATTGGCCAAAACCGCGAAAGCCGAAAAATATTATGAAGACATTAAGCCACAGTTGGACAATTTGCGCAGCAAAGTTTCGCACAACAAAGAACAAGATTTAATCAAATTCAAATCCGAAATTGCCGAATTGCTCGAGCGTGAAATTGTTTCGCGCTACTATCTGGAAAAAGGCAGCATGGAAGCCTCTTTTGACGACGACCCCGATATTCAGGCAGCACTTGCACTGTTTAAAGACCCTGCCCGATTCCGCAAAATATTGGGTAAATAA
- a CDS encoding C1 family peptidase: MKLFNHLTYRSVLMLLLLSQPLAAQERIAGCLYDPAKADSVPMAVELVRGNYIVPVTASLKKYCPTPQDQANTGTCTAWATAYAARTILMVQRRNISNATLVNQTAFSPSFIYNQIRRDQGCIKGTFLVDALFTLKSVGAVLHSDFGFDCSKQVSFDYKLRARSNAIQDYRKLFNANETADRSNIIRYVKKALAEGKPVVTTIRYLRSLDNAKGLWSPLPYENSSYYHAVTIVGYDDNRYGGALEIMNSWGTAWGNDGFIWVKYEDFQRICMEAYEMVDFPTEKPLLRETFGANIVLKQSTGSTMEIGGTGGHYRTNQTYQAGTRFQIQVANREQMYFYAFGLDINNECTQLFPSNSNQSPLLSYEHSNIILPSEGEHIIMDNAVGNEYLCMIYSSTPVNLWGVMQRVKQLKGLPMERLKQALREYNLLTDVVNYRYSTADFSALGTAKAVPMVIEIRRP, translated from the coding sequence ATGAAACTGTTCAATCACCTGACATATCGCAGCGTGCTGATGCTGCTTCTACTCAGTCAGCCGCTTGCGGCACAAGAGCGTATTGCCGGCTGTTTATACGACCCCGCCAAAGCCGATAGCGTCCCGATGGCGGTGGAATTAGTGCGCGGCAACTATATTGTGCCTGTTACCGCCTCGCTGAAAAAATATTGTCCTACGCCACAAGACCAAGCAAATACGGGCACTTGTACCGCATGGGCAACTGCTTATGCCGCACGCACCATCCTGATGGTGCAGCGGAGAAACATATCCAACGCTACGCTGGTCAATCAGACTGCCTTTTCCCCTTCGTTTATCTACAATCAAATCCGACGCGACCAAGGCTGCATCAAGGGCACATTTCTGGTGGATGCACTGTTTACGCTCAAATCGGTGGGGGCGGTGCTGCACAGCGACTTTGGCTTTGATTGCAGCAAGCAGGTTTCTTTTGACTACAAACTGCGTGCGCGCAGCAATGCAATTCAGGACTACCGCAAGTTATTTAACGCCAACGAAACAGCAGACCGCAGCAATATTATCAGGTACGTGAAAAAGGCATTGGCAGAAGGTAAACCTGTGGTTACTACCATTCGCTATCTGCGGTCTTTGGACAATGCCAAAGGGTTGTGGTCGCCGCTGCCATATGAAAACAGCAGCTATTACCACGCTGTAACGATTGTGGGATATGATGACAACCGCTACGGCGGCGCATTGGAAATTATGAACAGTTGGGGCACGGCATGGGGCAACGACGGTTTTATCTGGGTAAAATATGAAGACTTTCAGCGCATATGCATGGAAGCCTACGAAATGGTGGATTTCCCCACAGAAAAGCCCTTGTTGCGGGAGACTTTCGGGGCTAACATAGTACTTAAACAAAGCACGGGCAGCACCATGGAGATAGGCGGCACCGGCGGACATTATCGCACCAACCAGACCTATCAGGCCGGTACGCGCTTCCAGATACAGGTAGCCAACCGCGAGCAAATGTACTTTTATGCTTTTGGTTTGGACATTAATAACGAGTGTACGCAGCTTTTCCCAAGCAACAGCAATCAAAGTCCGCTGTTGAGCTATGAGCACTCCAATATCATTCTGCCAAGCGAAGGCGAACATATCATCATGGACAACGCCGTGGGCAATGAATATTTGTGCATGATTTACAGCAGTACGCCTGTAAATTTATGGGGCGTTATGCAGCGCGTAAAGCAACTGAAAGGGCTGCCGATGGAACGACTGAAACAAGCGCTTCGGGAGTACAACCTCCTCACCGACGTTGTCAATTATCGCTACTCAACTGCCGATTTCTCGGCGTTAGGTACGGCAAAAGCCGTTCCGATGGTGATAGAAATCAGAAGGCCTTAA